Below is a genomic region from Mesorhizobium sp. NZP2298.
TAGCCATTATGAGGAGAGTGTTTATAACGGTCGCTGAAATCGCGATATCCAAGGGGAGACGATGCGCTACATACGTCCGCTTTCAATCGAAGATGCCGTCGGCCAACTGGCCGGAGCGGCTGGCACGGCCGCCATCCTGGCCGGAGGCAGCGACCTTCTGGTGAGGATGAAGGGGGGCTTTGTCGAGCCCGACCTGATCGTCGACATCAAGTCGATCGCGTCCTTAAGCGAAATCCGCGAAACGGCCGACGGCTTCAGCATCGGGGCCGCCGTTCCCTGTGCCGTGCTGGGCGAGAACACCGCCCTGAAGAAGGCATGGCCGGGCGTGGTCGAGGCGGCCAAGCTGATCGGCTCGAAGCAGGTGCAGGGACGCTGCACAATCACGGGCAATCTGTGCAACGCCTCGCCGGCGGCGGACAGCGTGCCGGCGCTGGTGGCGGCGGGTGCAAGGGCCGTGGTTGCCGGGCCTTCGGGCAAGCGCACCATCCCCGTTGAGGCCGTGCCGACCGGGCCGGGCAAGACCTCGCTCGCCAAGGGCGAGATCATCGAGGCGATCCTGCTCGACAAGCGCACGCCGCGTTCGGGCGACGCCTATCTCAGGTTCATTCCGCGCACCGAGATGGACATCGCCGTGGTCAGCGCCGGGGTGAACCTGACGATCGACGAACACGGCGTCATCACCGCCGCCCGCGTGGCGCTGGGCGCCGCGGCACCCACGGTGCTGCTGGTCGAGGAGGCCGCCGAGGCGCTCATCGGCAGGAAGCTGGACGAGGCGGCACTGGAGCGGCTCGCCAAGGTCTGCGCCGGCGCCTGCCGCCCGATCGACGACAAGCGCGGTACCATCGATTTCAGACGGAAAGTCGCGGGCGTGCTGGCCAAGAGAGCCGCAACGACCGCTTATGCACGTGCAGGAGGCAAATGATGGCTGGCATAGCAGTCTCGACGACAATCAACGGCGACAATATCGAATATCTCTGCCAGCCTGACGAGACGCTGCTCGACGTGCTGCGCGACCGGCTCGGCCTGACGGGCGCCAAGGAAGGCTGCGGCACCGGCGATTGCGGCGCCTGCTCGATCATCCTCGACAACCGGCTGGTCTGCTCCTGCCTGGTGCTCGGCGCCGAGGCCGAAGGGCGGCGCATCGAGACCGTCGAGGGCATGGCGCATGGCGACCAGCTGCACACGCTGCAGCAGAAATTCCTCGAGCATGCCGCCCTGCAATGCGGCATCTGCACGCCGGGTTTTTTGATCGCGGCCAAGGATTTGCTCGCCAAGAATCCCGACCCGAGCGAGGAGGAGATCCGCTTCGGCCTCGCCGGGAACCTGTGCCGCTGCACCGGCTATGACAAGATCGTGCGCGCCGTCCAGGACGCGGCACATGTGATGAAGGGAGCCTGAAGATGAATTTCGATCCGCGTTTTTCCGGGCGTAAATTCACATCCGTCGGCACACGCCCCATCCGTCCCGACGGCGTCGACAAGGTGACGGGCCGCGCCCGCTACGGCGCCGACTTCAACATGGCCGGCCAGTTGGTCGGCCGCGTGCTGCGCAGCCCGCACGCGCATGCGATCATCAGGAAGATCGACACGTCGAAGGCGGAAAAGCTGAACGGCGTGAAGGCGGTGATCACGGCGAAAGACCTGCCCGACCTGACCGACGGCGATGCCGCCATGTACGACATCCTCGACAATTGCATGGCGCGCACCAAGGCGCTCTATGACGGCCATGCGGTGGCCGCGGTCGCCGCCGTCGACGCCCGCACGGCGCGGCAGGCGCTGAAGCTGATCGAGGTCGACTACGAGATCCTGCCGCATGTCACCGATGTCGACGAGGCGATGCGGCACCACGCTCCGCTGATCAACGACACGATCTTCACCGAGGGGCTGGAGGAAAAGCCGGTAAAACCCTCCAACGTCACCAAGCGCAGCCAGTTCGGCCATGGCGACGTCCACCAGGGTTTCGGCCACGCCGACTTCATCGTCGAGCGCTCCTTCAAGACCGAGCAGACGCACCAGGGCTATATCGAGCCGCATGCCTGCGTGGCGAGCGTCTCGTCCGACGGCACCGCCGACCTCTGGGTCTGCACGCAGGGCCATTTCGTCTATCGCCAGCACTGCGCCCAGCTGCTTGGCATGGAAGCCTCGAAGCTGCGCGTCACCTCCTCGGAGATCGGCGGCGGCTTCGGCGGCAAGACCCATGTCTGGGCCGAGCCGGTGGCGCTTGCGCTGTCGCGGAAGGCCGGACGGCCGGTGAAGCTGGTGATGACACGCGACGAGGTGTTCCGCGCCTCGGGGCCGACCAGCGCCACCTCGATCGACGTCAAGATCGGCGCCCGCAAGGACGGCACCATCACCGCCGCCGAAGCGACGCTGCGCTATTCCTGCGGCCCCTATGCCGGCGCCTGGGCCGAGATCGGCGCCATGACGGCGTTCGCCTGCTACAAGCTCGATAACGTCAAGACGGTCGGCTACGAAGTGCTGGTCAACCGGCCGAAGACCGCGGCCTATCGCGCGCCCTCGGCGCCGATGGCGGCCTTCGCGGTGGAAAGCGCCGTCGACGAGCTCGCCAAGGAGATCGGCATGGACCCGGTCGACTTCCGCATCAAGAACGCCGCCCAGGAAGGCACACGCTCGTCCTACGGTCCGGTCTACGGACCGATCGGCATCGGCCCGACGCTGGAAGCGGTGAAGCACCATCCGCACATGAAGGCGCCGCTCGGCAAGAACCAGGGCAGGGGCATGGCCTGCGGCTTCTGGTTCAACTTCGGCGGCCAGACCTGCGTGGACCTCAACATCGGCATGGACGGCTCGGTGTCGCTGGCCGTCGGCACGGTCGATGTCGGCGGGTCGCGCGCGTCGCTGTCGCTGGTGGCGGCGGAGGAGCTCGGCATCGACTATGCCCAGCTCAAGGCGGTGGTCGCCGACACCTCCACCCTCGGCTACAACGACATGACCGACGGCAGCCGCGGCACCTTCTCCTCCTCGATGGCGACCATCTCGGCCGCCCGCAACGCGATCAAGATCCTGCGCGAGCGCGCCGCGCAGATGTGGGACATTTCCGTCGACGACGTGGTCTGGGAACAGGGCCACGCGGTCGCCAAGGGCGAGAAGCACGGCAATCTCGGCAAGCTTTCGCTGAAGGAGATCGCGGCGCAGTCCGGCAAGACCGGCGGGCCGATCGCCGGCCACAGCGAGCTCGTCGCCGACGGCGCCGGCGTCTCCTTCGCCACCCATATCTGCGACATCGAGGTCGACCCCGAGACCGGCTCGACCAGGGTGATCCGCTACACGGTGGTGCAGGATGCCGGCAAGGCGGTGCACCCGACCTATGTCGAGGGCCAGTACCAGGGCGGTGCGGCGCAAGGCATCGGCTGGGCGCTCAACGAGGAGTATATCTACGGCAAGGACGGAAGGCTGCAGAACGCCGGCTTCCTCGACTACCGCATCCCGGTTTGCTCCGACCTGCCGATGATCGACACGCAGATCCTGGAAATCCCCAACCCCAACCACCCCTATGGCGTGCGCGGCGTCGGCGAAACCTCGATCGTGCCGCCGCTGGCGGCGATCGCCAACGCGGTGTCGAACGCGGCGGGCGTGCGCATGACCCACATCCCGATGTCGCCGCCGCGCATCCTGGCGGCGATCGAGGCGGAACGGGGCTAGGGCAGAGCGAAGCTAGGGATAAGGTGTGTTGAGATTCAGGTCAGGCCGAGCCGAAAGTGGCGGGTTGCGAGAACCGGAGCGGAGCGTACTTGAAGTACGTGAGCACCGGAAGCGCAGGAACCTGCCATTTGCAGGCCGGCCTCACCTGAATATCAGCACACCGCAGCGCTGATGGTCGAAGTCACCCTCTGGGGCGCGCTCGGCCAGCTCGCCGGCGGCAAGAGCAAGGTCGAGGTCGAGGCCAAGGATATAAGGGAACTGTTCAGGAAACTGGCTGAACAGTATCCCGGCTTTGAGCCGTGGATTGATCGCGGCATTGCGGTGGCGATCGACGGGACGATTTATCGCGATACGTGGAGCAAGGAGCTGCCGCCCGGGGCGGAGATTTTTCTGCTGCCGCGGTTGGCTGGGGGGTGAAGCAGTGTCTCCGCCTTCTTTTAGAGCATGATGCCGAAAAGTGTGAAGCGGTTTTCACAAGACATCATGCCCTATCTCTATGATTTAGAGGCGGATTCAGATTTCCGGTTGATTCGACCGGAAATCATCCGGTTCTAGTCTAGCACCGAGGTCTCGAACTTCTTGGTAGGGGCCAGAAACGGACCGGTAGGTATGGAGTGTCTATTCGGGACTAGCTGCCGTTCAGCATCCGACCTCAATGTCGAACGTCTGAGGACACATTTCAGCATCTCAATGTCGCCGTTCGAACTGCGGCTGAAAATTATCATAGATCGCGCCGGCGCGCACGATTTGCGTTCAGCACGGTAGATGGTGCACCAAAATAATCGTGGTTCAAGTTGATTACTTCACCAGCCTTAGCTGGCCACGAGGGGGCGTAATTGGTTCCGTCCGCGGGGCCGACGGCACACCAACTGTCACGAGACCAAACAACAGTTTCGCTAGCTCCGCCTCAGGCAACCAAAGAAGCTGGGACAACCCGACTAATCCCAACTGTTCATCCCGGCGAACCTCGCTTAGCACCTTCTGCCAGATCTGGGATTGCTCGCGTCGAATTGGCAAAGGCTCTTCAGTCCGCCAACCACGCCTAGAGATCTCGACGAAAATCTGCTGGTAGTTCCATTTGGTAAGGAGGCCGATCTCGTGCAGTCGGTAAGCCATAGCAGCAACAGATACCGACCACTCTTGCTTCAATTGCACGACTTTTGGGAGCCCTGAAACCCGCCCCACAGCCCGGAGCGGCGCCTCTGGGACCAAGAACGCTGAGGCAAACTCATTAGCCTGCTTTTCAGCCTCCAGGCCATTTGGCGAAGCATGCTTGTGCAACACGAGGTGCCCGAGCTCGTGCGCAGCGTCGAATCGGCTTCGCTCTGCAGATTTTTGGGTGTTCAAAAACACATAAGGTCGCGCTCCCCGCCACAGCGAGTACGCATCGACCTCTTTGCCATCTTCACCAAGGGAGAAGACTCGAACACCTTTCAGCTCTAGCAAATGAACCATGTTCTTAATGGGTCTGTTGCCTAAGCCCCAATAGTCTCGCAGCCCGGCTGCTGCAGTCTGAGGTAACTCTTCTCGCATGTCCGGCAGGTCAGCGTCCGGCAGGTCAAACTCTCCATCCAGCCAGTCCGAAAGAACGAAAGCTACAGCGCCAGCGGCGATCGCACCGTCTCGCTGCCGAGCCGTCATCTTGCTCATAGAGCGAAAACTCACACCTTCCACGAGTGGAATGTCCAAGTCGTCAGCCATGAAGAATTCGAGAGGGAAGCCGAGTACCCGCGAGAATTTCCGAGCTACGTCGTCGCTCGGCAGGTATTCCCCAGCCTCATAACCGGTCACAGTACGAGGCTCAATACCAACTCTGGACGCAAGTTCTCGCATCGTCAGCCCGGCGCGCTGACGAGCGACTTTCAGCCGCGATTTGTTGAACATTTTATGCGGCCTTGCGCTTCACCGGCACGTCGATATCGGGAGTGTAATCTATCTTCTGCGGTACGCCGCCGTCCACACCAGGTATGGGGATGAAAATGCGTTCCGCCCAATCGGTCACCATTTGGTCGTCGAAGTCTGACGGCAATGACAACTCGGCCCGGCACTGTTCATCATCAATGTTTATAAGCAGCATATACGTCTTGTAGTTAAGGACGGTCACAGCCCGGAGCAGATCGGCTTTCACTGTATCGGGGAAAAGATCGCCCTCCACACTGTTCTTCAACACGGCCGCCTCCGTAAAGAGACCCTTGAGTGACTTTGTTCTTGGCATGCCAGGCCATCTGCAGGTGAGGTGGTCAGCACTCGCGACGACAATGTTGATCTCACTTGAATCGTTGATCACCAACGAGTAGTTGCTTGGATCGTCCTTGCGCCAACCAAGCGGCACCAATTCATCCCGCAGAGTGCGCACTACCATTCTCCAGGCCTCGGTACCGGGTATAAACGGCGGATCATTGTCAGTGCAATTCAACCGGGCCACGTGCCCAGCCTGTACAGCCTTGATCAAGGCTTCAACAGAGATGCCCAGTTCCATTAGACGACGGCGAGCGTCAAAAGGATGCTGGTAGAGTGCGGCGCTTGCTACAGTGCTCATTGACAGATCCAACTTCATTTTTTTCACCTTCTAGCAGGTAAAAAAAATGAAGTCCAGTGGGGCGGCAGTCTTTTGAAGATCGTCGTGCCATCCAGGTGCGTTCGGCCGGCGATTGCCACGGAGACTGACCCTCAAGCGCTAACGCCACCAGACCTTGACCTGCCCTTCGCAGCTATTTTGCCTGTCGATCTCGCCTAGTCCGTACTGGAGATAGTTGAAGGGGGAAGAGCCCCCGGTGAACGATTTGATTGCTGCGTGCTCGTAAAGCTCTGACATGACGGCGTGCGGATCACTGCCGGCAGCAAGGCAGCGACCCAGGCCATTGCGCGCCACATAGTCCACGATCTCTCCGCTGTAGCGGGCCATGCCTTCTGCCAGATAGCTCGTGAGCTTGGGGCCAAGATCCTGCCGCCAATCCAGCAATATCTTCAGTGTTCGGGCCAGCGTGCCGATATAATGAGGATTGGCCTCGAGATTGATATCGACAATGCCGTGCTCGATACTCGTCCAGAACCGATCCGAACGCGTTATTACCCGTGTTCGGCAGTGAAAGATCACCGCATCACAGTCGAAAAACGTAGTCCTCACGAGATCGCCTAACGAGTGCACTGCCACGTAGCCGTGGCTCACGGCCCAAGTTGATTGAAGCGCCCATATATCGAAGTCGAAGCGACCGTATTTGAGCCTATACCCACCGAAGCGATTGCGCTGACCGCCAAGCGTGCGGAGCAGGCTATCGAGCACGTACGGCGAAGCATCGACGACAACGTCCACGTCGGAGTTGAACGCATCACGACCCTCGCGTGCGAAGTCACGCGGAAGCCCGCCGAAAATCGCGCTATCGCCTGCATCACCCAGAATATCGACCAGCGCGCCGATCTCGGAACCCTGCGATCCTCTGATGAATTCAGCGATGTCGTCGCTTAGGCCTCGGTCGCGCAGATGATGGCTGACGTTCATGCCGCTCCTCGCTTACGCAAATCGTCAAGCATCGAAATCGCGAAGCTATCCGTCATGCCGGACATCATGTCCGTCATCAGTTGCAATTCACGATATCGGATAGGCATGCGGTTGTCGGGAGATTCGGCAACACGCCGATAGTTCTCCGAAATGCGTGAGTAGACGTACTGGTGCAAGGGCGTGGTACGCTTCGAGCCGATGTCGAGCGGGTCCTTGCGGTTGGTGATCGCAGCCCAGAAGATATCCATGAGACCGTGGATCGTCTGGTGGCCCCGCAGTTCGACTTCGAGCACTTGTCGGTGCGGATAGATATGCTTGGCGGCAAAGCTCTTTAGGCAGGACCACAAACGATTTGCGTCCGATGCCGCCATAAGCTCCTGGTCGAAGTTACCCATCATCATTGCCGGCAGATTCTCGGCAAAGGCTTTGGTCGCTGCCACGATCATCACACCGATAGCGTTGACCCGAAACATCTGCATGGTGATGTCGTCGAGTTCAGCGGCAGACAATGATTGCGCCCGAAATTCGTGGTGCTGCTCCTTCGCCTTTGTAAGTACCGACTCTATGCATGCATCGCCGGCACCTTCGAACTCCAGGAAGCCAGCCAGCCGATCGAAATTCACTAGGCCCTTCTTGGCAGCATCTTCCACATCGACGATGGAATAGGCGATGTCATCACAGGCCTCCATAATGAAGGTCAGCGGATGGCGGATCCCTTCACCTAATCCCGTTTCGGCCCACACCTCCTCAGCGATATCGGCTTCGGATTGGAAGTAGTTGAACTTCTTGCGCGCGAGGACCTTCTTGTTCACCTTGTCCGATGGGCTGGGATACTTCATGAGCGCCGCTAGGAAGGCATATGTCATGTTCAGGCCGAAAGAGTCGTTGACGATCTGAAGTCGCGTCAGGAGCCGGAATGCCTGCGCGTTGCCCTCAAAACGCAAAAAGTCTTCCCTGAGTGCAGCCTCGTCCAATCCCTCGAATATCTCCGGAACTCTGGCCTTCATCCAAGACTGGATGGCGTCTTCGCCTTGGTGGCCGAACGGGGGGTTGCCGAGGTCGTGGGCAAGGCCGATAGCCTCAAGCAAGGCAGGGACATTGCGTTCCGCCACGACGCTCTGCGGCAGTTTCAACTCTTCAGGATAAACGTAGACAAGGGCCGTGCCAAAGCTGCGGGCCATGTTGGCGACTTCATGGCTATGGGTCAGGCGGGTACGCACACTGTCATGCGGATCGAGAGGAAACACCTGCGTCTTGTCCTGCATCCGCCTGACAGGCGTAGAGAACAGAATACGGTCGTGGTCGCGTTCGAGCTCGGTACGATGCTCAGCGGTCTTGGCGGAGCGCTCAATGCTCTTTCCTCTGGCCTTATCCTTGCGGCGCTGTGGATTGAGTAGCTTATCCCAGTTCAGACCGACCATTATCCATTCCCCGATGTCGGCCATGGTTTCGGCTTGCGCGCTCGATTCGTCAATCGATTGAGCTTTCCGGACCACATAACCATGTTGATTCATAAGCAATCGCAAACGCCGGTCGATCGAAGCATATACCTTGAACGGCGTTTGTGTTCTTTATTTGTTCCGAATGGGTGTTGCGGGCGCCCAAGGATAGGTTCTGCCTCACGAGAGTGCTGCAGCGAAAGCATCCGAAATGCTCGCTCCACCACGTGCAATTGTTCTCTCACTGAGCGGGTCAATAGAGGCGGTCCAGCTGAATCCGTCCCATCCGGCAGGTACATAGGAGGCAGCTTTGGGGAAGCTGTCACGACAATCTGAATGTCTGACATGAAGGTGCAAAGCAGCCATTTGGAAGCGTTTGCGAAGTCGACTACCACCCCGTACTCCGACTGGTGGCGGTTCAGGCCGCCCAGCGCGCCCCATGTCCGGCGACTTGAACACCTAATCATGCAGGCCAAATCTTGCTGTGAAACCAACCGCCCACGCGTGCACTGAAACGCTCTGCGTCGAGACCAACGAAGCGCGAACCTCGCTCGCGACCTTCGGTCCAACGCAGTTCGGACCAAACCTCATCTCACACTAAGCCCCAATCACCCCCGCCGCCTGCGCCCGCACATACGCCAGCGCCGCAACCGCAAGATCCCCCACGGCCATGCCCCGGAATACGAACGCCGTGGCCTCGCCTGGGCTCTGCCGCCCGGCAAAGTCGCCGCAGACAAGGCCCGTCAGGTCGCCGGCGACCAGCGCTGCGTCGACCATGGGTTTGGGCATCTGCTTCTCCTGTTCCAGGTCGTCGACGACGATGCGGTCGAAGCGGCGCATGGTTGCGGGCAGCCAGGGCAGTGCGAGGTCGGTGATGGCGGTGAAGCTGCCCGGCTTCAGCCAGTTGGCGTCGAGGAACGGTTCGGGTTCGGGCACCAGGGTCACCGTCGTCACCACCATGTCGGCGCCTTCCACGGCTTCCCTTGCCGTGTCGCTGGGGATGGCCTGGAGGCCGCGCGAGCGTGCCATTTCGCAGAGCGCGTCGCGATTGCTTGTTCCCCGACCGAAGGCGCGGATTTCGCGTAGGGGAAAGAGGTCGGCGAAGGCTTCGAGGTGGCCGCGCGCTTGCACGCCGCAGCCGATGAAGGCGACGGATGATGAATCGTTCCGGGCCATGCGCCTTGCGGCGACGGCGCTCAGGCCCGCCGTGCGTTTGGCCGTCACCCAATTGCCGTCGACCAGGGCCAGCGGCAGGCCGGTCTCGGCGTCGAGCAGCGTGATCAGCGAATTGATCGTGGCCAGTCCGCGCTGAGCGTTGCGCGGGTTCACCACCAGCGACTTGGTGGCCAGCACCGGCGGCACGGAGGCGACGCCGAGCGTGGCCATGAAGTAGCGGTCGTCGCCCGGCCACACGGCGGCCTTGGGCGCGCACCAGACTTCGCCCCGCCGCTGGCCCGCGATCTGGCGTTCGATCTCGTCGACTATGTCAGGCGTGGAAATCGCCAGGCGATCGAGAACCGCCGACGAGAGATAGGGCAGCGTTTCGGCGGCCGGGGATTGATTGTTCATCTTGTCATGTTCCCTAGAGCATGATGCCGAAAAGTGTGAAGCGGTTTTCGGACGACATCATGCTCTATCTGTTTGATTTTAGAGACGGATTCAGATTTCAGGTCGATTCGACCTGAAATCATCCGGCTCTAGGAGATCATCAGACTACACGATGCGCGCGGGACCGAAAGCCTCGCGCCGCGAGCGGCGTGTGCAAGGTCAGGCCGCGCTGCCGCTCTGGCGCCTTGCGGCGGGGTCGAAGAGCGCTTCCGCCGCGAGCGTCCGGCTGGAATGGGCCGCTTCATAGGCGAGCGCCTCGGGCGCGGGGAGGGCGGGCGAGAAGAGAAAGCCTTGCGCGACCATGCAGTCGAGCGAGCGCAGGATCAGGCGGTCGGCGTCCGTCTCGACCCCCTCGGCCATCACCTCTATGCCCAGCGCGCGGCCGAGATCGATGACCGTCTTGACCAGCGCCTGGTCCTCCACGGACTTGGCCAGGTCGCGCACGAAATGCTTGTCGATCTTGATCTTGCGGATGCGGCTGTCCTTCAGCACGACCAGCGTCGAAAAGCCGGTGCCGAAATCGTCGAGCACGATCGATATGCTGGCGTCGGCGAGGCGGCCGATCTTTTCGTCGACCCGGTCGCGGTCGACCGGCGCTTCCTCGGTGATCTCGATCTCCAGCATCGCCGCGGGCAGGTTCCTGGCCTTCAGCATGTCCAGGATCATGTCGTCGACATTGCCCGCCTCGAGCTCGCGCGGCGACAGGTTCATCGCGACCCGCACATCGCCGCGGCCGCTCCCCGCCAGCGCCTCGATCATGGCGCAGCAATTGCGAAACACCGTTTCGGTCAGCAGCGGCAGCAGGCCGGTCTCGCGCGCCGCGGTGACGATCTCGGGCGGCGAGATCGCCCCGTGGAGCGGGTGCTGCCAGCGCAGCAGCGCTTCGAAACCGACCACCGCGTTGGTGTCCAGGCGCACCAGCGGCTGGAACCATGAGCACAGCGCGCCGGCCTCGATGGCGCCGCGCAGGTCGCGCTCGATGCAATGCTTGCGCTCCAGCGCCTGGTCGAGCCCGGCATCGAAGATACAGTATTCGTTCCTGCCCTTGCGCTTGGCCGCATAGAGCGCGAAATCGGCCCGCAGCAGCATTTCCGTCAATCGCGGATTGTCCGAAACGTAGATGCCGACCGAGGCGCCGACGCGCACCGAGTTCAACGCCGGATCCGGCTGCGCGATCGCCGCGATGAGCGCGCTGGCGAGCGCGCCGGCCGCATGCGCGGATCGCGCGGCGGAAAACAGCAGCACGAACTCGTCGCCGCCGATGCGCGCGATCGTGGCGCCTTGCGGCGCATGGCTTTCGATCCTGCGCGCGACCTTGACCAGCAGGTCGTCGCCGATGTTGTGGCCATAGGTGTCGTTGACGGATTTGAAGCCGTCGAGGTCGACCAGCATGGTCACGAACGGGCCGTCGGAAGGCCCGAGCTGTCGGATTGCCTGCTCGAGCCCGTACCGGTTGAGCAAATTCGTCAGCGGATCGCGCCTGGAATTGCGGTCCATCTCGGCGGCGAATTCCCGCGCCTCGTATTTGAGGCGGCTCGTCTCGCGGAAGCTGGCCTGCCCGAGCAGCGCGCTCCTGACCATTCCGCCGAGGAAAAGCACGATGGTGAAAGCCAGGACGTAGTTCTCGATACCGCCCCTGGCCAGCACGCATCCTGCGGCGACCAGAAGCGGCAGCGTCATGAAATTGATCGCCGCCGGCGTGTACGAGGCCGAGTAGGCGACGGAGCCGGCCGACAGGCCCGCCAGCACGATCAGATAGAGCGGCGCCTGCGCGGTGGTGTATCCGTCGGCCAGCACGGCCAGGAAAGCCCAGGCAATGCCGGACGCCAGAGCCAACGCGCCGTAAAGGGAGAGCCGGGCGCTGACCGGCCTGGGGCCGTTCCCGGAAATGTCCGGCTGGGCGGCGGCGAGCGCCAGGCGCGCGCCGTTGATGATGCTGACCACCGCGAACCACAGCACCGCGCCAAGGCCGCCATGCGAGAGCATCTGCACGGCCAGGATCAGCGCCGACAGCATTGTGGCGATCGGCATGGAAATGAAGATGCCTTTCCGCAGATCAGCGAACTGATCGCGGAGGATCCCGGTTGCCACGGCTTCGCTCTGCCCCTGGGGAGAGGGGCCAGCAAACAAGCGCTCGAAATGCCCTGCCATGGCATCCTCGTTAGGACAGTGGAATGAAAATCGTGTTAAGGATTTCAGCGGTTTACGGCGTATCTCTCAAATAAAGGCCGGCGGTGGGCCGTGGCGGAGGATCGCAGCAAGCGTCCGTGACCTCGTGTCCCGGTTTCGCGGCAAAGGCCGGAGAAACTCATGGTCTCGGCGCAGGTTTGACTGGCGCGCGGATGCCGAACACCTATACTGGGAACATCAAGCGAGTGGTGTCGCCATGAGCAAGGAATTCAGTGTCGCCGACGCCTATGGCACGGGCCGCGCCGTCTTCATGGGACTTGAGC
It encodes:
- a CDS encoding FAD binding domain-containing protein, producing MRYIRPLSIEDAVGQLAGAAGTAAILAGGSDLLVRMKGGFVEPDLIVDIKSIASLSEIRETADGFSIGAAVPCAVLGENTALKKAWPGVVEAAKLIGSKQVQGRCTITGNLCNASPAADSVPALVAAGARAVVAGPSGKRTIPVEAVPTGPGKTSLAKGEIIEAILLDKRTPRSGDAYLRFIPRTEMDIAVVSAGVNLTIDEHGVITAARVALGAAAPTVLLVEEAAEALIGRKLDEAALERLAKVCAGACRPIDDKRGTIDFRRKVAGVLAKRAATTAYARAGGK
- a CDS encoding (2Fe-2S)-binding protein, which encodes MAGIAVSTTINGDNIEYLCQPDETLLDVLRDRLGLTGAKEGCGTGDCGACSIILDNRLVCSCLVLGAEAEGRRIETVEGMAHGDQLHTLQQKFLEHAALQCGICTPGFLIAAKDLLAKNPDPSEEEIRFGLAGNLCRCTGYDKIVRAVQDAAHVMKGA
- a CDS encoding xanthine dehydrogenase family protein molybdopterin-binding subunit — translated: MNFDPRFSGRKFTSVGTRPIRPDGVDKVTGRARYGADFNMAGQLVGRVLRSPHAHAIIRKIDTSKAEKLNGVKAVITAKDLPDLTDGDAAMYDILDNCMARTKALYDGHAVAAVAAVDARTARQALKLIEVDYEILPHVTDVDEAMRHHAPLINDTIFTEGLEEKPVKPSNVTKRSQFGHGDVHQGFGHADFIVERSFKTEQTHQGYIEPHACVASVSSDGTADLWVCTQGHFVYRQHCAQLLGMEASKLRVTSSEIGGGFGGKTHVWAEPVALALSRKAGRPVKLVMTRDEVFRASGPTSATSIDVKIGARKDGTITAAEATLRYSCGPYAGAWAEIGAMTAFACYKLDNVKTVGYEVLVNRPKTAAYRAPSAPMAAFAVESAVDELAKEIGMDPVDFRIKNAAQEGTRSSYGPVYGPIGIGPTLEAVKHHPHMKAPLGKNQGRGMACGFWFNFGGQTCVDLNIGMDGSVSLAVGTVDVGGSRASLSLVAAEELGIDYAQLKAVVADTSTLGYNDMTDGSRGTFSSSMATISAARNAIKILRERAAQMWDISVDDVVWEQGHAVAKGEKHGNLGKLSLKEIAAQSGKTGGPIAGHSELVADGAGVSFATHICDIEVDPETGSTRVIRYTVVQDAGKAVHPTYVEGQYQGGAAQGIGWALNEEYIYGKDGRLQNAGFLDYRIPVCSDLPMIDTQILEIPNPNHPYGVRGVGETSIVPPLAAIANAVSNAAGVRMTHIPMSPPRILAAIEAERG
- a CDS encoding MoaD/ThiS family protein, which codes for MVEVTLWGALGQLAGGKSKVEVEAKDIRELFRKLAEQYPGFEPWIDRGIAVAIDGTIYRDTWSKELPPGAEIFLLPRLAGG
- a CDS encoding ImmA/IrrE family metallo-endopeptidase; its protein translation is MFNKSRLKVARQRAGLTMRELASRVGIEPRTVTGYEAGEYLPSDDVARKFSRVLGFPLEFFMADDLDIPLVEGVSFRSMSKMTARQRDGAIAAGAVAFVLSDWLDGEFDLPDADLPDMREELPQTAAAGLRDYWGLGNRPIKNMVHLLELKGVRVFSLGEDGKEVDAYSLWRGARPYVFLNTQKSAERSRFDAAHELGHLVLHKHASPNGLEAEKQANEFASAFLVPEAPLRAVGRVSGLPKVVQLKQEWSVSVAAMAYRLHEIGLLTKWNYQQIFVEISRRGWRTEEPLPIRREQSQIWQKVLSEVRRDEQLGLVGLSQLLWLPEAELAKLLFGLVTVGVPSAPRTEPITPPRGQLRLVK
- the dgt gene encoding dGTP triphosphohydrolase, producing MNQHGYVVRKAQSIDESSAQAETMADIGEWIMVGLNWDKLLNPQRRKDKARGKSIERSAKTAEHRTELERDHDRILFSTPVRRMQDKTQVFPLDPHDSVRTRLTHSHEVANMARSFGTALVYVYPEELKLPQSVVAERNVPALLEAIGLAHDLGNPPFGHQGEDAIQSWMKARVPEIFEGLDEAALREDFLRFEGNAQAFRLLTRLQIVNDSFGLNMTYAFLAALMKYPSPSDKVNKKVLARKKFNYFQSEADIAEEVWAETGLGEGIRHPLTFIMEACDDIAYSIVDVEDAAKKGLVNFDRLAGFLEFEGAGDACIESVLTKAKEQHHEFRAQSLSAAELDDITMQMFRVNAIGVMIVAATKAFAENLPAMMMGNFDQELMAASDANRLWSCLKSFAAKHIYPHRQVLEVELRGHQTIHGLMDIFWAAITNRKDPLDIGSKRTTPLHQYVYSRISENYRRVAESPDNRMPIRYRELQLMTDMMSGMTDSFAISMLDDLRKRGAA
- a CDS encoding ornithine cyclodeaminase family protein — encoded protein: MNNQSPAAETLPYLSSAVLDRLAISTPDIVDEIERQIAGQRRGEVWCAPKAAVWPGDDRYFMATLGVASVPPVLATKSLVVNPRNAQRGLATINSLITLLDAETGLPLALVDGNWVTAKRTAGLSAVAARRMARNDSSSVAFIGCGVQARGHLEAFADLFPLREIRAFGRGTSNRDALCEMARSRGLQAIPSDTAREAVEGADMVVTTVTLVPEPEPFLDANWLKPGSFTAITDLALPWLPATMRRFDRIVVDDLEQEKQMPKPMVDAALVAGDLTGLVCGDFAGRQSPGEATAFVFRGMAVGDLAVAALAYVRAQAAGVIGA